In Nocardioides sp. JQ2195, a genomic segment contains:
- a CDS encoding DUF2510 domain-containing protein produces MSQPAWYPDPSGQPGSFRYWDGQSWSAETTANPYDAPPASVQPSGPPAQPQGQPYGEQPTQQFPQQPHDPQQGWAQQQGQPYGQQPAHQWSPMPAPNGGPGGSGKKGVLVAVAAVVVVLLLVGGGIAAWLTMGDDDSDDKSADDESSQSSEPTDEASSATSEPTDESTSSTDALTDCPQALPAVHAPTPPGTIKSFDLSAPVPAGYTADEQADQAAEAFAWLRDPRGAYEIVEQSGDAGWISLLVVGSVERSDGYGSLEAAAQSVTNCMAGSEDMYTGMAGTTPKGSEQITVDGHNAWRIDTEIRVDDPRVTVEGDHAIVVAVEVDDSETYAIFAGVVPLGDQKLLDQLEKVVAGMTVA; encoded by the coding sequence GTGTCCCAGCCTGCTTGGTATCCCGACCCCTCCGGCCAGCCCGGTTCGTTCCGCTACTGGGACGGCCAGTCCTGGAGCGCCGAGACCACGGCGAACCCGTACGACGCCCCGCCGGCGAGTGTCCAGCCGAGCGGCCCGCCCGCCCAACCGCAGGGCCAGCCCTACGGCGAGCAGCCGACGCAGCAGTTCCCCCAGCAACCCCACGATCCCCAGCAGGGCTGGGCGCAGCAGCAGGGCCAGCCCTACGGCCAGCAGCCGGCGCACCAGTGGTCGCCGATGCCCGCCCCCAACGGTGGCCCCGGGGGATCGGGGAAGAAGGGCGTCCTCGTCGCGGTGGCCGCGGTCGTCGTGGTCCTGCTCCTCGTGGGCGGTGGCATCGCCGCCTGGCTGACCATGGGCGACGACGACAGCGACGACAAGTCGGCCGACGACGAGTCGTCCCAGTCCAGCGAACCGACCGACGAGGCATCCTCCGCCACCAGCGAGCCGACCGATGAGTCCACCTCCTCGACGGACGCGCTGACTGATTGCCCGCAGGCGCTTCCGGCGGTGCACGCGCCCACACCGCCCGGCACCATCAAGTCCTTCGACCTGTCGGCCCCGGTTCCCGCGGGATACACCGCCGATGAGCAGGCCGACCAGGCAGCGGAGGCGTTCGCGTGGCTCCGGGACCCCCGGGGCGCATACGAGATCGTCGAGCAGTCGGGGGACGCGGGTTGGATATCGCTGCTCGTGGTCGGGAGCGTGGAGCGGTCCGACGGATACGGTTCCCTCGAGGCAGCGGCCCAGAGCGTGACCAACTGCATGGCCGGCTCCGAGGACATGTACACCGGCATGGCGGGAACAACGCCGAAGGGATCGGAGCAGATCACCGTCGACGGTCACAACGCCTGGCGCATCGACACCGAGATCCGCGTCGACGACCCCCGGGTCACCGTGGAGGGTGACCACGCGATCGTGGTCGCGGTGGAGGTCGACGACTCGGAGACCTACGCGATCTTCGCCGGCGTGGTTCCCCTGGGAGACCAGAAGCTGCTCGACCAGCTGGAGAAAGTGGTCGCCGGGATGACCGTCGCCTGA
- a CDS encoding class I SAM-dependent methyltransferase translates to MNPSDLPARLRDALTAADYTYDGVAELLGTTAHTALSRNETVPGLQRTKGDSPLEALTRLFLLQAPVSVAAAERALPGMVDRLTTEGILERSVGEVAARMDVRPYAEEQRDLWVVSDLTPGLDGTPNKVGPDHVLGISSASTSLAQLTIREKVGRSLDLGTGCGVQALHLAAHSDQVVATDVNQRALWMTGFNVALNDAGPVDVRDGSFFEPVRGEQFDLISTNPPFVISPATGERLVYRDSGLPGDRVVEDIVRAAPDHLTPGGWCQVLANWVIDEGQPWDERLAGWIHDSDAWVVQREVVDPATYVELWLKDAGLQGTSDYVRRYDTWLQWFAEQGIEGVGFGWINLRRTDAEPTLRLEDWPFDVEQPIAPTIHAWGQAIDVLAGLDDDALLAARLVARTDVQQETVGAPGAEDPHTVVLRQQRGLRRARQADTVEAALLGACDGELSVGQILDALGSLLEEETATMRSTYLPTVRELVAEGFLLDS, encoded by the coding sequence GTGAACCCCTCTGATCTTCCCGCCCGGCTCCGCGATGCACTCACCGCTGCGGACTACACCTATGACGGCGTCGCCGAGCTGCTCGGTACGACGGCGCACACAGCCCTCTCCCGCAACGAGACGGTGCCCGGGCTGCAGCGCACGAAGGGTGACTCGCCGCTCGAGGCGCTGACCCGGTTGTTCCTGCTCCAGGCGCCGGTGTCCGTCGCCGCGGCCGAACGGGCCCTGCCCGGCATGGTCGACCGGCTGACCACCGAGGGGATCCTGGAGCGCAGTGTCGGGGAGGTGGCCGCCAGGATGGACGTGCGCCCCTACGCCGAGGAGCAGCGGGACCTGTGGGTGGTCAGCGACCTGACCCCCGGGCTGGACGGCACGCCCAACAAGGTCGGCCCCGACCACGTGCTGGGCATCAGCTCGGCCTCCACGTCGTTGGCCCAGCTGACGATTCGCGAGAAGGTGGGCCGCTCGCTCGACCTCGGCACCGGGTGCGGCGTGCAGGCGCTCCACCTCGCCGCGCACTCGGACCAGGTGGTCGCGACCGACGTGAACCAGCGGGCGCTGTGGATGACCGGGTTCAACGTCGCCCTGAACGACGCCGGACCCGTCGACGTCCGTGACGGATCGTTCTTCGAACCGGTTCGTGGCGAGCAGTTCGACCTGATCTCCACCAACCCGCCGTTCGTGATCTCCCCGGCGACCGGGGAACGGCTCGTCTACCGCGACTCCGGGTTGCCCGGCGACCGCGTCGTCGAGGACATCGTGCGAGCCGCACCGGACCACCTCACACCCGGAGGCTGGTGCCAGGTCCTGGCCAACTGGGTGATCGACGAGGGACAGCCGTGGGACGAACGGTTGGCCGGCTGGATCCACGACAGCGACGCCTGGGTCGTCCAGCGCGAGGTGGTCGACCCGGCGACGTACGTCGAGCTGTGGCTCAAGGACGCCGGCCTGCAGGGGACTTCCGACTACGTCCGGCGCTACGACACGTGGCTGCAGTGGTTCGCCGAGCAGGGCATCGAGGGGGTCGGCTTCGGCTGGATCAACCTGCGGCGCACCGACGCCGAGCCGACGCTCCGGCTCGAGGACTGGCCCTTCGACGTGGAGCAGCCGATCGCCCCGACGATCCACGCGTGGGGGCAGGCGATCGACGTCCTCGCCGGTCTCGACGACGACGCCCTGCTGGCCGCGCGTCTGGTCGCGCGCACCGACGTGCAGCAGGAGACCGTGGGTGCGCCGGGTGCTGAGGACCCGCACACCGTGGTGCTGCGCCAGCAGCGCGGACTGCGCCGGGCCCGCCAGGCCGACACCGTCGAGGCCGCGCTGCTGGGCGCGTGTGACGGCGAGCTGTCCGTGGGCCAGATCCTGGACGCGCTGGGCAGCCTCCTCGAGGAGGAGACGGCCACCATGCGGTCGACGTACCTGCCGACCGTGCGCGAGCTGGTCGCCGAAGGCTTCCTGCTCGACTCCTGA
- a CDS encoding sodium-translocating pyrophosphatase yields the protein MTGIYPSAVEVDVSGGNLVLVVIVGVIALGALGLAAMFRNEVLSAGEGTDNMKRIAQAVQEGANAYLTRQFRTLAIFAAVAFFALLALPADDTAVRIGRSVFFLVGAGFSATVGYLGMSLAVKANLRVAAAAQETGRDPAMKIGFRTGATVGMLTVGLGLLGASVVVLLFKDEAPHVLEGFGFGAALLAMFMRVGGGIFTKAADVGADLVGKVENNIPEDDPRNAATIADNVGDNVGDCAGMAADLFESYAVTLVAALILGSQAFGDQGLVYPLLIPAVGALTAVLGVYLCKPKAGENGLSTINRAFYISAAVGAVGSVILSYVYLPSDFADFKNATGLDMADASGDPRLIASAAVVIGIVMAAGILALTGYYTGTEHRPVKDVGKTSLTGAATVILSGLSVGFESAVYTTLVIGAAVFGAFLLGGATVTVSLFAVALAGCGLLTTVGVIVAMDTFGPVSDNAQGIAEMSGDVSDDGAQILTELDAVGNTTKAITKGIAIATAVLAATALFGSYSTSVAESVADAGKLTDGDETMLNFLVYNPGVLVGVLLGAAVVFLFSGLAINAVGRAAGAVVFEVRRQFREIPGIMEGTGRPEYGRVVDIVTKDSLRELVTPGLLAVLAPIAVGFGLGAASLAGFLAGAIGTGTLMAVFLANAGGAWDNAKKLVEDGNHGGKGSDAHEATIIGDTVGDPFKDTAGPAINPLIKVMNLVSLLIASAVVSMSVGEDKNDAMRITIALVAVAIIAVAVYIAKRRPIAIGDDEPVSEVSTGA from the coding sequence ATGACCGGGATCTACCCCTCCGCCGTGGAAGTCGATGTCTCCGGGGGCAATCTCGTTCTGGTCGTCATTGTGGGAGTCATTGCGCTCGGTGCGCTCGGCCTCGCGGCGATGTTCCGGAACGAGGTGCTGTCCGCCGGTGAAGGCACCGACAACATGAAGCGGATCGCCCAGGCCGTCCAGGAAGGCGCCAACGCCTACCTCACCCGCCAGTTCCGTACCCTCGCCATCTTCGCCGCGGTGGCATTCTTCGCCCTGCTCGCCCTGCCCGCCGACGACACCGCCGTCCGCATAGGCCGGTCGGTGTTCTTCCTCGTCGGAGCCGGTTTCTCGGCCACCGTGGGATATCTCGGCATGTCCCTGGCGGTGAAGGCCAACCTGCGCGTCGCCGCCGCGGCCCAGGAGACCGGTCGCGACCCGGCGATGAAGATCGGGTTCCGCACCGGCGCCACGGTCGGCATGCTGACCGTCGGCCTCGGGCTCCTCGGTGCCAGTGTCGTCGTGCTCCTCTTCAAGGACGAGGCCCCGCACGTGCTCGAGGGCTTCGGCTTCGGCGCTGCGCTGCTGGCCATGTTCATGCGCGTCGGTGGCGGCATCTTCACCAAGGCCGCCGACGTCGGGGCCGACCTGGTCGGCAAGGTGGAGAACAACATCCCCGAGGACGACCCGCGCAACGCGGCCACCATCGCCGACAACGTCGGCGACAACGTGGGCGACTGTGCCGGCATGGCCGCCGACCTCTTCGAGTCGTACGCCGTGACGCTGGTCGCCGCACTGATTCTCGGGTCGCAGGCATTCGGTGACCAGGGCCTGGTCTATCCACTGCTGATCCCCGCCGTCGGTGCGCTCACCGCCGTCCTCGGTGTCTACCTCTGCAAGCCGAAGGCCGGCGAGAACGGCCTGAGCACGATCAACCGGGCCTTCTACATCTCGGCCGCCGTGGGCGCCGTGGGCAGCGTGATCCTGTCCTACGTCTACCTGCCGAGCGACTTCGCCGACTTCAAGAACGCCACCGGCCTCGACATGGCCGACGCCTCCGGTGACCCGCGGCTGATCGCCTCGGCCGCGGTCGTGATCGGCATCGTGATGGCCGCCGGCATCCTCGCCCTGACCGGCTACTACACCGGCACCGAGCACCGTCCGGTCAAGGACGTCGGCAAGACGTCACTGACCGGCGCCGCCACCGTGATCCTCTCCGGGCTCTCGGTCGGCTTCGAGTCGGCGGTCTACACGACGCTCGTCATCGGCGCCGCGGTCTTCGGGGCGTTCCTCCTGGGCGGTGCCACCGTCACGGTGTCCTTGTTCGCGGTGGCACTGGCCGGGTGTGGTCTGCTCACCACGGTCGGTGTGATCGTGGCGATGGACACCTTCGGTCCGGTCTCCGACAACGCCCAGGGCATCGCGGAGATGTCCGGTGACGTCAGTGACGACGGCGCCCAGATCCTCACCGAGCTCGACGCGGTGGGCAACACCACCAAGGCGATCACCAAGGGCATCGCGATCGCGACCGCCGTGCTCGCTGCGACGGCGCTGTTCGGTTCCTACTCGACGTCGGTCGCCGAGTCCGTGGCCGACGCCGGCAAGCTCACCGACGGCGACGAGACGATGCTCAACTTCCTGGTCTACAACCCGGGGGTGCTGGTCGGGGTGCTCCTCGGTGCGGCCGTGGTCTTCCTGTTCTCCGGGCTGGCCATCAACGCGGTCGGCCGCGCGGCCGGGGCCGTCGTGTTCGAGGTCCGCCGGCAGTTCCGGGAGATCCCCGGGATCATGGAGGGCACCGGACGACCGGAGTACGGCCGGGTCGTCGACATCGTCACCAAGGACTCCCTGCGCGAGCTGGTCACGCCCGGCCTGCTCGCCGTGCTGGCACCCATTGCGGTCGGCTTCGGCCTCGGGGCCGCCTCGCTGGCCGGCTTCCTGGCCGGGGCGATCGGCACCGGCACGCTGATGGCGGTCTTCCTCGCCAACGCCGGTGGAGCCTGGGACAACGCCAAGAAGCTGGTCGAGGACGGCAACCACGGCGGCAAGGGATCCGACGCCCACGAGGCCACGATCATCGGTGACACCGTCGGTGACCCGTTCAAGGACACCGCCGGCCCGGCGATCAACCCGCTGATCAAGGTGATGAACCTGGTCTCCCTGCTCATCGCCAGCGCCGTGGTCTCGATGAGTGTCGGCGAGGACAAGAACGACGCCATGCGGATCACGATCGCCCTGGTCGCTGTCGCGATCATCGCGGTGGCGGTCTACATCGCCAAGCGGCGACCGATCGCGATCGGCGACGACGAGCCGGTCTCGGAGGTCTCGACCGGCGCCTGA
- a CDS encoding STAS domain-containing protein: MDLTLVTREADGATIVAVEGEIDVYTAPKLRDKITELVAEGSYHLVIDMEGVEFLDSTGLGVLVGGLKKVRAHDGSLQLVCNQDRLLKIFRITGLAKVFAIHSSADAATSA; the protein is encoded by the coding sequence GTGGACCTGACGCTTGTGACACGCGAGGCTGATGGCGCGACCATCGTCGCGGTCGAAGGCGAGATCGACGTCTACACCGCCCCCAAGCTGCGCGACAAGATCACCGAGCTGGTGGCTGAGGGCTCCTACCACCTCGTCATCGACATGGAGGGCGTCGAGTTCCTCGACTCCACCGGTCTGGGTGTGCTCGTCGGTGGGCTGAAGAAGGTCCGGGCCCATGACGGCTCCCTGCAGCTGGTCTGCAACCAGGATCGCCTCCTGAAGATCTTCCGGATCACCGGCCTGGCCAAGGTCTTCGCGATCCACTCCTCGGCCGACGCTGCCACCAGCGCCTGA
- a CDS encoding DEAD/DEAH box helicase, translating into MPPDHTAKRLPARELVDALATPARADRLRHVEVVPPRAPTYAPWPHWVADPVREALVQRGVVEPWQHQVQGAEAAHSGRHVVVATGTASGKSLTYQLPALTAALSSRGERGQRGATTLYVAPTKALAQDQFDSVLSLGLGVRAATHDGDSSREQRDWARDHGEHLLTNPDMLHRSMLPGHARWARFFTSLRYVVIDECHHYRGVFGAHVSHVLRRLRRVCALYGATPTFVLASATVAEPAELGRRLTGHDLVAITDDTSPRGQLALALWEPPFTSHLGENGAPVRRAASSEVADLLTDLVVEGVRTLAFVRSRRGVEAVATSTAEALREVAPELADRVAPYRGGYLPEERRALERRLRSGELMGLAATNALELGIDISGLDAVLLGGFPGTRAAMWQQVGRAGRHGQDALAILVARDDPLDTYLVSHPEALLGRPVEASVFDPSNHYVLGPHLLAAAEESPLAAGELELFGASAREAVDALTEAGLLRKRGPRWFWTDRRRASDLADIRSSGGSPVQLVEGGTGRVIGTVNAGAADGTAHEGAVYVHLGETWLVSSLDLDAGVAIIDRADPPYSTSAREVTDIRIVQERLHEPWDRCRLSFGEVDVSHQVVSFLKRRVPSGEVIAEEPLDLPERTLRTAAVWWTVPAAVLDEAGLAEADLPGAAHAAEHASIGLLPLFATCDRWDIGGVSTALHPDTGQLTVFVHDGHPGGAGFSERGFTVAREWLSATREAIADCACTEGCPSCIQSPKCGNQNNPLDKEGAVRLLDTLLG; encoded by the coding sequence GTGCCCCCTGACCACACCGCGAAGCGGCTCCCCGCCCGGGAGCTCGTCGACGCACTCGCCACGCCGGCCCGGGCCGACCGGCTCCGCCACGTCGAAGTGGTGCCGCCGCGCGCCCCGACGTACGCCCCGTGGCCGCACTGGGTGGCGGATCCGGTGCGCGAGGCCCTCGTGCAGCGCGGTGTGGTCGAGCCGTGGCAGCACCAGGTGCAGGGCGCTGAGGCCGCCCACTCCGGACGCCATGTGGTCGTGGCGACCGGGACCGCGTCCGGCAAGTCGCTGACCTACCAGCTGCCCGCGTTGACCGCAGCCCTCTCGAGCCGGGGGGAGCGCGGGCAGCGGGGGGCCACCACGCTCTACGTCGCGCCGACCAAGGCCCTGGCCCAGGACCAGTTCGACTCCGTGCTGTCACTGGGGCTCGGCGTCCGGGCGGCCACCCACGACGGTGACAGCTCCCGGGAGCAACGCGACTGGGCGCGCGACCACGGTGAGCACCTCCTCACCAACCCCGACATGCTGCACCGCTCGATGCTGCCCGGGCACGCCCGCTGGGCCCGGTTCTTCACCTCGTTGCGCTACGTGGTCATCGATGAGTGCCACCACTACCGCGGCGTGTTCGGTGCCCACGTCTCCCACGTGCTGCGCCGGCTCCGACGCGTGTGCGCTCTCTACGGCGCCACACCGACCTTCGTGCTGGCCTCGGCCACCGTCGCCGAGCCGGCCGAGTTGGGTCGCCGCCTGACGGGTCACGACCTGGTCGCGATCACCGACGACACCTCACCACGCGGCCAGCTGGCCCTGGCGCTCTGGGAACCGCCGTTCACCTCACACCTGGGCGAGAACGGCGCCCCCGTACGCCGTGCCGCGTCGTCCGAGGTGGCCGACCTGCTCACCGACCTCGTCGTCGAGGGCGTCCGGACGCTGGCATTCGTGCGCTCGCGTCGAGGCGTGGAGGCAGTGGCAACCTCGACTGCCGAGGCCCTGCGCGAGGTGGCTCCCGAGCTGGCTGACCGGGTGGCGCCCTACCGCGGCGGCTACCTCCCCGAGGAGCGCCGCGCGCTCGAGCGCCGGCTCCGGTCCGGCGAGCTGATGGGGCTGGCGGCCACCAACGCCCTCGAGCTGGGCATCGACATCAGCGGGCTCGACGCCGTCCTCCTCGGCGGCTTCCCCGGCACCCGCGCGGCGATGTGGCAGCAAGTCGGACGAGCCGGGCGCCACGGCCAGGACGCGCTCGCCATCCTGGTCGCCCGCGACGACCCGCTGGACACCTATCTGGTGAGCCACCCCGAGGCACTGCTCGGCCGACCCGTGGAGGCCAGCGTCTTCGACCCGTCCAACCACTACGTGCTCGGCCCCCACCTGCTCGCTGCGGCCGAGGAGTCGCCCCTGGCCGCGGGTGAGCTCGAGCTGTTCGGCGCCTCGGCGCGCGAGGCCGTCGACGCGCTGACGGAGGCCGGGTTGCTCCGCAAGCGGGGCCCACGCTGGTTCTGGACCGACCGGCGGCGAGCCAGCGACCTCGCTGACATCCGCTCCTCCGGCGGCTCTCCGGTCCAGCTGGTCGAGGGTGGCACCGGCCGGGTGATCGGCACCGTCAACGCCGGCGCCGCCGACGGCACCGCCCACGAGGGGGCGGTCTACGTGCACCTCGGCGAGACCTGGCTGGTCTCCTCCCTCGACCTCGACGCCGGGGTGGCGATCATCGACCGCGCCGACCCGCCGTACTCCACGTCAGCGCGCGAGGTCACCGACATCAGGATCGTCCAGGAGCGTCTCCACGAGCCGTGGGACCGGTGCCGGTTGTCGTTCGGCGAGGTGGATGTCTCCCACCAGGTGGTGTCGTTCCTGAAGCGACGGGTCCCCAGCGGAGAGGTCATCGCAGAGGAACCCCTGGACCTGCCGGAACGCACCCTGCGCACCGCCGCCGTCTGGTGGACCGTGCCGGCCGCCGTGCTCGACGAGGCCGGGCTGGCCGAGGCCGACCTGCCCGGTGCGGCGCACGCCGCCGAGCACGCGTCCATCGGGTTGCTCCCGCTCTTCGCCACCTGTGACCGCTGGGACATCGGCGGTGTCTCCACGGCCCTCCACCCCGACACCGGGCAGCTGACCGTCTTCGTCCATGACGGGCACCCGGGCGGCGCCGGCTTCAGCGAGCGCGGCTTCACCGTGGCCCGCGAGTGGTTGTCGGCCACACGCGAGGCGATCGCCGACTGCGCCTGCACCGAGGGCTGCCCCTCCTGCATCCAGTCCCCCAAGTGCGGCAACCAGAACAACCCCCTCGACAAGGAGGGGGCTGTCCGGTTGCTCGACACGCTCCTGGGCTGA